One Nonomuraea angiospora DNA segment encodes these proteins:
- a CDS encoding TetR/AcrR family transcriptional regulator: MESNKRPGGRSARVRDAVRQATLAELAERGYRGLTVENVAERSGVHKTTVYRRWGSVAGLISDALELARDEPWPIPDTGSIEGDLRGIVQLVRSGFDDPELGPVSSAFVAAAVQDPDAARALHEFFTARHEQSAEVVRRAVARGELPDVVDVREVIRVAVAPVYYRLFVAHEPVTERDADRAADAALAAARAGVL, encoded by the coding sequence TTGGAGTCGAACAAGCGGCCGGGCGGGCGAAGTGCCCGGGTTCGGGACGCCGTACGGCAGGCCACCCTCGCCGAGCTGGCCGAGCGCGGATACCGGGGCCTGACGGTGGAGAACGTGGCCGAGCGGTCAGGGGTGCACAAGACGACCGTCTACCGGCGCTGGGGCAGCGTCGCGGGGCTGATCTCCGACGCCCTGGAGCTGGCCAGGGACGAGCCGTGGCCCATTCCCGACACGGGCTCGATCGAAGGCGACCTGAGGGGCATCGTCCAGCTGGTGCGCAGCGGCTTCGACGACCCGGAGCTGGGGCCGGTGTCGTCGGCGTTCGTGGCGGCGGCCGTACAGGATCCCGACGCGGCGCGGGCGCTGCACGAGTTCTTCACGGCCCGGCACGAGCAGTCGGCCGAGGTGGTGCGGCGGGCGGTCGCACGCGGTGAGCTGCCTGACGTCGTGGATGTCAGGGAGGTGATCAGGGTGGCCGTCGCGCCTGTCTACTACCGGTTGTTCGTGGCGCATGAGCCGGTCACCGAGCGGGACGCCGATCGCGCCGCCGACGCGGCGCTCGCCGCCGCCCGCGCCGGCGTTCTGTGA
- a CDS encoding serine/threonine-protein kinase produces MSGETSHIGRYRLLSVLGRGGMGTVHLAEDPAGQRVAVKVINPELTQHEQFRMRFRREADAAQRVRRFCTAAVLEAALDGDQLYVVTEYVPGPDLEAAVRQSGPLRGSSLDALAVSVATALTAIHGAGVVHRDLKPSNVLLSPVGPRVIDFGIARALDTLGGVTGTGELVGTPRYMAPEVLRGEPVSPACDVFSWGCLVAFAASGRAPFGGDTLPSIVYQVLNTEPDLSEVEPGLRELVGAALRKDPAARPTAQQLLDQLVGRSAGPEQAAQTVQVAWQQATAPYTSVQQPSKGNRTKLIAGVAAAAAAVLVAGAVAAWAMFSPSGPPDMSVLYREDFTQTSGGWNGVYDPDETASYGYRTDGTYGLDVEKGSEERWAKAPIPFLIARPTTTPDPSATPTPMLPSSVVVAVTAEVKKSVGSGEYGVYCHNMDDDDTYYEFALDTTGKARIRRIVDGSGGTLAQPVQVDGLPGKARLVAACEQAGSAVRLTMWVNDQRVHQVEDPNGLGNGYVGLFARTPKDETSLLKTTFDDFELRGQKEP; encoded by the coding sequence GTGAGCGGTGAAACCTCCCACATCGGGCGCTACAGGTTGCTTAGCGTGCTGGGTCGGGGCGGCATGGGCACGGTCCACCTCGCCGAGGATCCGGCTGGGCAGCGGGTCGCCGTCAAAGTGATCAACCCGGAGCTGACCCAGCACGAGCAGTTCCGCATGCGGTTCCGCAGGGAGGCGGACGCCGCCCAGAGGGTGCGCAGGTTCTGCACGGCCGCGGTGCTCGAGGCCGCGCTCGACGGCGACCAGCTCTATGTCGTCACCGAATACGTGCCCGGCCCCGACCTCGAGGCCGCCGTGCGCCAGTCGGGCCCCCTGCGCGGCTCCAGCCTCGACGCGCTGGCCGTCAGCGTGGCCACCGCGCTGACCGCCATCCACGGCGCGGGTGTGGTGCACCGGGACCTCAAGCCGTCGAACGTGCTGCTGTCGCCCGTCGGCCCGCGCGTGATCGACTTCGGCATCGCGCGGGCGCTCGACACGCTCGGAGGCGTCACCGGCACCGGCGAGCTGGTGGGCACGCCCCGCTACATGGCTCCCGAGGTGCTGCGGGGCGAACCCGTGTCGCCGGCCTGCGACGTGTTCTCGTGGGGATGCCTGGTCGCGTTCGCCGCCAGCGGCAGGGCGCCCTTCGGCGGCGACACGCTGCCCTCGATCGTCTACCAGGTGCTCAACACCGAGCCGGATCTCAGCGAGGTCGAGCCCGGCCTGCGCGAGCTGGTCGGGGCCGCGCTGCGCAAGGACCCGGCCGCGCGGCCCACCGCGCAGCAGCTGCTCGACCAGCTCGTCGGGCGTTCGGCCGGGCCCGAACAGGCGGCGCAGACCGTACAGGTGGCCTGGCAGCAGGCCACGGCGCCGTACACGTCCGTCCAGCAGCCGTCCAAGGGCAACCGCACCAAGCTGATCGCGGGCGTCGCGGCGGCGGCCGCGGCGGTGCTGGTGGCGGGCGCTGTGGCCGCGTGGGCGATGTTCAGCCCCAGCGGGCCGCCCGACATGAGCGTTCTCTACCGCGAGGACTTCACGCAGACCTCCGGTGGCTGGAACGGCGTCTACGACCCCGACGAGACGGCCAGCTACGGCTACCGGACGGACGGGACGTACGGGCTGGACGTGGAGAAGGGGTCCGAGGAGCGGTGGGCGAAGGCGCCCATACCCTTCCTCATCGCCAGGCCGACCACCACGCCCGACCCGTCGGCCACGCCCACGCCGATGCTGCCCTCGTCCGTCGTCGTCGCCGTCACCGCCGAGGTCAAGAAGTCGGTCGGGAGCGGTGAGTACGGCGTGTACTGCCACAACATGGACGATGACGACACGTACTACGAGTTCGCGCTCGACACGACCGGGAAGGCCAGGATCCGGCGGATCGTGGACGGATCGGGCGGGACGCTGGCCCAGCCGGTGCAGGTGGACGGGCTGCCCGGCAAGGCCCGGCTGGTGGCGGCGTGCGAGCAGGCCGGATCGGCCGTGCGGCTGACGATGTGGGTGAACGACCAGCGGGTGCACCAGGTGGAGGATCCGAACGGGCTCGGGAACGGGTACGTGGGGTTGTTCGCGCGTACGCCCAAGGACGAGACGTCGCTGCTGAAGACGACGTTCGACGACTTCGAACTACGCGGCCAGAAGGAGCCCTGA
- a CDS encoding quinone oxidoreductase family protein → MHAIIVSAPGGPEVLEYVERPDPVPGEGEIVVDVAASGVNFIDIYHRSGAYPLDLPTPIGSEGAGTVSAVGPGVQGIAVGDTVAWANVLGSYAEKAVVPADRAVPVPDGVPADVAAAAMLQGMTAHYLTHSTHEVREGDEVLVHAGAGGMGQLLVQLAKLRGAKVHATVSTSEKEKLARQAGADDVLRYDDFAEALRNKIDVVYDGVGKTTFEGGLEALRPRGLMALYGAASGPVPPIDPQILNRNGSLFLTRPTLVHYIAEREELLRRASDLFGWIKSGQLTINISHRYPLAEARQAHEDLAARRTTGKLLLIP, encoded by the coding sequence ATGCATGCCATCATCGTCTCCGCCCCTGGCGGTCCTGAGGTTCTCGAATACGTCGAGCGGCCCGATCCCGTCCCCGGCGAAGGGGAGATCGTGGTCGACGTCGCGGCCAGCGGGGTCAACTTCATCGACATCTACCACCGCTCCGGCGCGTACCCGCTCGACCTGCCCACGCCCATCGGCTCCGAGGGCGCGGGCACGGTCTCGGCCGTCGGGCCGGGGGTCCAGGGGATCGCCGTGGGCGACACCGTGGCCTGGGCCAACGTCCTGGGCAGCTACGCCGAGAAGGCGGTGGTCCCGGCGGACCGGGCGGTGCCCGTGCCCGACGGCGTCCCGGCCGACGTGGCCGCGGCGGCGATGCTGCAGGGGATGACCGCCCACTACCTCACCCACTCCACCCACGAGGTGCGGGAAGGCGACGAGGTGCTCGTCCACGCCGGTGCCGGCGGCATGGGGCAGCTGCTCGTCCAGCTGGCCAAGCTCAGGGGCGCCAAGGTCCACGCCACCGTCTCCACCAGCGAGAAGGAGAAGCTGGCCAGGCAGGCCGGCGCCGACGACGTGCTGCGGTACGACGACTTCGCCGAGGCGCTGCGGAACAAGATCGACGTGGTGTACGACGGCGTCGGCAAGACCACGTTCGAGGGCGGGCTGGAGGCGCTGCGGCCACGCGGCCTCATGGCCCTGTACGGCGCCGCCAGCGGCCCGGTCCCGCCGATCGACCCCCAGATCCTCAACCGCAACGGCTCGCTCTTCCTGACCAGGCCCACGCTCGTCCACTACATAGCCGAGCGCGAGGAGCTGCTGCGGCGCGCCTCCGACCTGTTCGGCTGGATCAAGTCGGGACAGCTCACCATCAACATCTCGCACCGCTACCCGCTGGCCGAGGCGCGCCAGGCGCACGAGGACCTGGCGGCCCGCCGGACGACAGGGAAACTGCTCCTCATACCCTGA
- a CDS encoding LysE family translocator — protein MDIAGSVWSFALVVALLTLTPGLDTALVLRTSLLAGRRAAWGVTLGIQLGTLTWGVLTAAGLSALLAASRLGYEILRWAGVAYLVWMGLRMLLAKAAPHEEPEQAVRFGAGFRRGLVTNLLNPKVGAFYVAMLPHFIPDGAPHAAMGLLLAGVHVAEGLMWSAALIGFASLVSGFLRTPAVRRFLDRLTGVVIVGFGIRLALTD, from the coding sequence ATGGACATCGCAGGATCGGTCTGGTCGTTCGCCCTCGTAGTGGCGCTGCTCACGCTCACCCCCGGCCTCGACACGGCCCTGGTCCTGCGTACGTCCCTGCTCGCGGGCAGGCGGGCGGCCTGGGGCGTGACGCTCGGCATCCAGCTCGGCACGCTCACGTGGGGCGTGCTCACCGCGGCGGGGCTGTCGGCGCTGCTGGCCGCCTCGCGGCTCGGCTACGAGATCCTGCGCTGGGCCGGCGTGGCGTACCTGGTGTGGATGGGCCTGCGCATGCTCCTGGCCAAGGCCGCGCCCCACGAGGAGCCGGAGCAGGCGGTGCGGTTCGGGGCCGGGTTCCGGCGCGGGCTGGTCACGAACCTGCTCAACCCCAAGGTCGGGGCGTTCTACGTGGCCATGCTGCCGCATTTCATCCCGGACGGGGCGCCGCACGCGGCCATGGGGTTGCTGCTGGCCGGCGTGCACGTGGCCGAGGGGCTGATGTGGAGCGCGGCGCTGATCGGGTTCGCGTCGCTGGTGAGCGGCTTCCTGCGGACGCCCGCCGTGCGCCGCTTCCTCGACCGCCTGACCGGCGTGGTCATCGTCGGCTTCGGCATCCGCCTCGCGCTCACCGACTGA
- a CDS encoding PucR family transcriptional regulator, translating into MAISGLPADLPADLLADLLGGHRQVLAEHAATGRLPAREALDAYRAAGRRAATLGVPLRTLVDCALAAGEGLPAALPALRKAVSALMEGYERAQLAAIREEEQAWREFVDDLLQGRAERLAERAEHFGLRLAGSYVVAVARGMRDGDQDRVERDLVARFGSHNVLVAVRDGLLVCVAPATLPAAVGEFTHHVRARFPAGWRVAVGRPQRGPGGVVASYREAAQALELADGLGLRADVVKAADLLVFPVLLRDRGAIEDLVTSVLSPLLGARGGHEPLLETLEAVFASHGNQTAAARRLELSPRAVTYRLERIRRLTGFSPDDPTQRFTLETAVLGARLLGWPASPRFSR; encoded by the coding sequence ATGGCGATCTCCGGGCTGCCCGCCGACCTGCCCGCCGACCTGCTCGCCGACCTGCTCGGCGGGCACCGGCAGGTGCTGGCCGAGCACGCCGCGACCGGCCGCTTACCCGCCCGTGAGGCGCTCGACGCCTACCGCGCCGCGGGCAGGCGCGCCGCCACGCTGGGGGTTCCGCTGCGGACCCTGGTGGACTGCGCGCTCGCCGCCGGCGAGGGGCTGCCGGCCGCGCTGCCCGCGCTGCGCAAGGCGGTCTCCGCGCTGATGGAGGGGTACGAGAGGGCGCAGCTCGCCGCCATCCGCGAGGAGGAACAGGCGTGGCGGGAGTTCGTGGACGACCTGCTCCAGGGGCGGGCCGAGCGGCTGGCGGAGCGGGCCGAGCACTTCGGGCTGCGGCTGGCGGGGTCGTACGTGGTGGCCGTGGCCCGCGGCATGCGCGACGGCGACCAGGACCGCGTCGAGCGGGACCTGGTCGCCCGGTTCGGCTCGCACAACGTGCTCGTGGCCGTGCGCGACGGGCTGCTGGTGTGCGTGGCCCCGGCGACGCTGCCGGCCGCGGTGGGGGAGTTCACCCATCACGTACGCGCCCGCTTCCCGGCCGGTTGGCGGGTCGCGGTGGGACGCCCGCAGCGCGGCCCCGGCGGTGTGGTGGCCTCCTACCGGGAGGCGGCGCAGGCCCTGGAGCTGGCCGACGGGCTGGGGCTCAGGGCCGACGTGGTCAAGGCGGCCGACCTGCTGGTCTTCCCCGTGCTGCTGCGCGACAGGGGTGCGATCGAGGACCTCGTGACCAGCGTGCTGAGCCCGCTGCTGGGGGCGCGGGGCGGGCACGAGCCGCTGCTGGAGACGCTGGAGGCCGTCTTCGCCTCGCACGGCAACCAGACGGCCGCGGCCCGGCGGCTGGAGCTCAGCCCGCGGGCGGTCACGTACCGGCTGGAACGCATCCGCAGGCTGACCGGCTTCTCGCCGGACGACCCGACGCAGCGCTTCACCCTGGAGACCGCCGTGCTCGGGGCCCGGCTGCTGGGCTGGCCCGCGAGCCCCCGCTTCAGTCGGTGA
- a CDS encoding ABC transporter permease subunit: protein MIAKSLRDNRRSLISWCLGISAFMGVYLGAYATVRLDPKSYDAMAMAKFPGPLKDLMGGLGDFASGTGYLQTVVYQLFVPMLFIVFAMLLANRAIAQPEESGTLELVVTLPVDRRRLVLDRFAALAAAMLVLAAVTLLATWATSQAVEMGVPFDRILAAHLGVLLVGLLFGTMGLAVGAATGRRAIASAVVGVWVVAGFVVVTIGRNLDAISWLKWVSPFHYYAEGRPLYEGLPVGDYLVLAGATAVLALTAVLSFDRRDVGV, encoded by the coding sequence ATGATCGCTAAGAGCCTGCGCGACAACCGGCGGTCGCTCATCTCGTGGTGCCTGGGCATCAGCGCCTTCATGGGCGTCTATCTGGGGGCGTACGCCACCGTCAGGCTGGACCCCAAGAGCTACGACGCCATGGCCATGGCCAAGTTCCCCGGGCCGCTAAAGGACCTCATGGGCGGGCTCGGGGACTTCGCCTCCGGCACCGGCTACCTGCAGACGGTCGTCTACCAGCTCTTCGTCCCCATGCTGTTCATCGTGTTCGCGATGCTCCTGGCCAACCGGGCGATCGCCCAGCCGGAGGAGTCGGGCACGCTGGAGCTGGTCGTCACGCTGCCGGTGGACCGGCGGCGGCTCGTGCTGGACAGGTTCGCGGCGCTGGCGGCCGCGATGCTCGTGCTTGCCGCCGTGACGCTGCTGGCCACGTGGGCGACGAGCCAGGCCGTGGAGATGGGGGTGCCGTTCGACCGGATCCTGGCCGCGCACCTCGGGGTGCTCCTGGTCGGGCTGCTGTTCGGGACGATGGGACTGGCGGTCGGCGCGGCCACCGGGCGCAGGGCGATCGCCTCCGCCGTGGTCGGCGTGTGGGTGGTGGCCGGCTTCGTCGTGGTCACGATCGGCCGGAACCTCGACGCGATCTCCTGGCTGAAGTGGGTCTCGCCGTTCCACTACTACGCCGAGGGCAGGCCGCTCTATGAGGGGCTGCCGGTCGGGGACTACCTTGTGCTGGCGGGGGCGACGGCCGTGCTCGCGCTCACCGCGGTGCTCTCCTTCGACAGGCGTGACGTAGGAGTGTGA
- a CDS encoding ABC transporter ATP-binding protein, giving the protein MTAVVRAEGLTKYYGRRRGLEDLTLEIRPGEIFGYLGPNGAGKTTTLRLLLDVIRPTRGTVRILGAAPREAATRSRIGYLPGELALEGRERARDYLRFLGRMRGGVPDTRIDALAERLEADLSVQMRKLSKGNKQKVGLIQAFMHEPELLILDEPTGGLDPLVQQEFLAMVREVRQSGRTVLMSSHVLAEVENVSDRVGIVRDGRLVAVEDVAALREKAVRRVELHFDAPVPRAAFENLPGVRDLRVEGAGVRCTIDGRPDALIKAAAAFTVVHMVSAEPDLEEIFLTYYGDEERHHDR; this is encoded by the coding sequence ATGACAGCAGTGGTGCGGGCCGAAGGGCTGACCAAGTATTACGGCAGGCGCCGCGGCCTGGAAGATCTCACGCTGGAGATCCGGCCGGGGGAGATCTTCGGCTATCTCGGGCCGAACGGCGCAGGCAAGACGACCACGCTCCGGTTGCTGCTCGACGTGATCCGGCCCACGCGGGGCACGGTACGGATCCTCGGCGCCGCCCCGCGCGAGGCCGCGACCCGCTCCAGGATCGGCTACCTGCCGGGCGAGCTCGCGCTGGAGGGCCGCGAACGGGCCAGGGACTACCTGCGCTTCCTCGGCAGGATGCGCGGCGGCGTGCCGGACACGCGCATCGACGCCCTGGCCGAGCGCCTCGAGGCCGACCTGTCGGTGCAGATGCGCAAGCTCTCCAAGGGAAACAAGCAGAAGGTCGGGCTGATCCAGGCGTTCATGCACGAGCCGGAGCTCCTCATCCTGGACGAGCCGACGGGCGGGCTGGATCCGCTGGTGCAGCAGGAGTTCCTGGCCATGGTCAGGGAGGTGCGCCAGTCCGGGCGAACCGTGCTGATGTCCTCGCACGTGCTCGCCGAGGTCGAGAACGTCTCGGACCGGGTCGGAATCGTACGGGACGGGCGCCTGGTGGCCGTGGAGGACGTGGCGGCGCTGCGCGAGAAGGCGGTGCGCCGGGTCGAGCTGCACTTCGACGCGCCCGTGCCGCGAGCGGCGTTCGAGAACCTGCCCGGCGTGCGCGACCTGCGCGTGGAGGGCGCCGGCGTGCGCTGCACGATCGACGGTCGGCCGGACGCGCTGATCAAGGCGGCGGCCGCCTTCACCGTGGTGCACATGGTGAGCGCGGAGCCGGATCTTGAGGAGATCTTCCTGACCTACTACGGCGACGAGGAGCGACACCATGATCGCTAA